The sequence ACAGATACAAGCAAACAGAAGAGACGCCAGAAAGGAGACAGCCCTCCTGACATTCTTCAAGTTGAGGATGTGCCAACCAGGGCCTGGTTTGTCCTTGGGGCTTCTCTGCCTATCTTCATTGTGATCGTGTGGTACTTCTGGACTCCATATGTATTTATCCCTGCAGCTAAACTCTTCCAGAAGATCTACTACTTTTGTTATGGTAGGTCTACGTTTATATCCGAAATTTACTGCAGGGTTCCTATATTTGGGTCAAGAGAACTACAGTATAGTTCGCATATTGCCCAGCTAAAGAAATGTACTCGGAAGGAAACATTTAAAACAGTGCACACTAGGACAGGGGCCTTTTTCAGGACATTTGGCTCTTTGTCAATAACACATCTCTCCTGGGATCTGTTTACTTCAGCATTATGTATATCCTTTAGAGAATTGTGTTATTGACAAAGAGCTGAATGTCCTGAAAAAGGCCCCTGTGCACTGTAGAGTCACTGTATTGATGACACACCTATTGGGGCTGAACAATTCAGTTCTGGTGTGTAATTTGGATGTCCTGATCACACAAAGTTACATCAAATGAAATCATTTTAGCATCAACATCGTTGTGTCTTCTTGGCTGCTAGAGATGACCACTGTATTTCAATTGTTTCAGCTCTCTCCATGGCTGCTACAAGTCCATGCCCCAATTGGATCTGGCCGGATGAACTGAAAGTGGTCAACATCACGGACGGGCTAGATATCCAGCGATACGATGACATTGACCGGGAAATGTTCCTGTCTTTAATGGATAAAGGAGAACCTTTTGTCCTTTCTGGCATCATGAAAGGTAAGAGCAGTTAGccttcagggtgatgattaaGATATTTTATAGAGCAGCCTCTAACATTTTTTGTGACATTGATCGATCTTTGGTGGAATATTCAGAAGACATGCTCAATGCTTAATTAACATGGTCCTAATTGGGAGTGATGTCTTTGGCATAAACGGCTTAACCTCATACCTAATCCTAATATTGCACCCCAGATGATACAGGGAAAACATTTTACAGTGTTTGCTATTTTGTTTCAGACTGGTCTGCCTTTGAGAAATACAATTGTGATTATTTCATCCAAAATTATCCTGATGCAGAATATCATGACTGGCAGGTAGGCTAACATCTGATTCTAAATGTTTTACTTCTGGTTGTTTGTCCTCATGGATGAATGAAAATTACAGTATAAAGCCAACACCACAGAATGCCTCTCTGTGGAAATCATCTTGACAAGACTTGGTGATCtttttcacagcccacaaaaatACACTTTTCAATACCTATTTGCACTGTGAGAAACAAACACTTTAATTTTAGTCTCATCTTTCCAGGCTGGTGAACAAGTCCCTATAGGCGACATCCCCAAGAGGCCAGGCTACAAAGGATATGAGTGTGCTGCTGGTTACCTCAGCATGGATATGTGGGAGTCGAGCAGGAAGTACACTTTGGTGAGTTCGTAGGAGTTATCGGTCGATGGGACTGTCCTTGATATGAGAGAGGTGTTCATCACACCCACACTCAGAGCAATCTCTAAGCCTCACCATTGGTACTTGTTGCCAAGTGGTCAACTGGCACTGTTTTCTAGGGTACTTTCGACCCAGGGCGAAGACATGTGAAGTGCCTTCATCTCATTACGACATTGATTTTGGAGGTGTTTATTGCTTAACTTGGAGAATTGGTAAACAGCTAAAAAGGAATCTCAATTTTGATTCTCATTCATAAGACCATGGCTTTTTCTTTCTCCAGGAGTGGCTGAGTCAATTGGAGACGCCATCGTTCATGACAGACTTCTTTGACTTTAAAACAATGAGATCAGATGTGACTGGATTTATTGGGACAATGCACACAGGGGTGTCCCCCCATCTTGATGAAATGTGTAGCTCCCTGGCTACGTTACAGGTATGTCTAAGCTAAGGAGGTATGTTTTGTTCGAGCTTTTGTCACAGGCAGGAATGGTGTTGGTTCAGGATGCTCGAGTTTGCGGTCGATACTGGCCAAGGATGCACTCTTTGATTCTACGAGATGAGAAGACAGGCTTAAGTAACACAGAAATTTACTACTTTCATACATCTCTTGCAGTTTTCTGGAGTGAAATATTGGTCTGTCTCGAGACCTGTCATTGAAGGTGGGAAGTTGGTCTGGAGCAAACCTTATACCTTCAAAGTCTATCCTGGTAAGTCTGCAGAATGTGTATGTGCCCTTAGTTGAATATATCTTGGTTTGTAAAACTGCGTGGAGTTTGGCTGATCGTGTGAGTTGACATATTTTTACTTGAGCTTTTGATCACGGGTAAAATAAGATGGCTACAGCTTGGATCGGGAGGAGTGGCTTGGGATAGGCATTGAAGTTTGAAGACTACTAGAGGCAGTACACACAGAATCTTTTTTGGTTCATCCTTGGTGCTGTTTTGGACTGGATGAGTTGAACGGTTCGTCAGTTCATAAAAACAACAATTACATAGAAAAATCTAGCCATTATTTCCTACCCCTTCATTGATTTCATCCCTTCTTCGTAGGCGACATCATGATCTGGTTCATGGGACAGCGGCACCACACAGAAATCGTCGAAGGCTGCTCTTTCAGTTTATCATTCCAAATAGACAAACCAGCTCCCATGACGTACTTCAAAGACCTTCAGCAGACAATAGCCAAGGCTGGCATGGAAGAGAGCGACAAATTTTTTGACGACATTGGGGCAGCAGAAGTTCGCTATATTTATGGTTGTGAGGTTGTCAATGAAGGTGCAGACTCATTTGTTACCCAGAATGTCAATCCGTCGAATATAGTGTCTTCTGAAGAGGCAACTTTGGGAAAATGAAAACTTATGTAAGAATTCATTTATGTGTAATATCGCAACAGAacttgtgatacatgtataaagaactGATGAGTGAATCGACAGTTATTTGAGACAAATGCTACTCACAACAAAAATATTATCATGACatttcctgtacatgtacatgtattatgtacatgtagtattcaaGGCAATGCAGAGGTGTAACCATTTAATCTATGTATATATTTATCAGAACTATACTCAGTTGTTGGTGGTTTACTTGAAGTGAATGTTTTTTGTTAACAATATTTTCTAAGATTCAATTATGtactttttgaaaaatatatttttctaacAAAAATTCTGCTGGTTGttctttacatgtacttcatctaTTCTGCTCATGGAAAATCGACAAAGATCCTGCTATgatttgaacccatgacctccagAATCCAGAGTGATGGCTTAGCTTGATCAGCTAGGGAAGGGGAGTTCCCAAATGCTCAGGCTTGTCGAGTTGAGGTCGTGACAGAAACTGCAGTCTTGTACACAGTGACTGGACAAAATCCTCCTCCTTATGAAGGACCTAAAGTGAGGACCCCACCGCCCATTGGTCATTGTTTAATCCTTCACAGCTTGAGCTCAAGCATGTGCACTGGTGCTCCATGAAATCACTGAGTGCCTCAAAGGAGACCAACAATAGTACGTCTCCCAAGGTTATCATGACCCATCAGTCCTCGTAAAGATATGTTAGCCAGTCCTCATGCACTGCACCATTAAATTCACCCATCGTCCTCAGTTGTTCTGTACTCTGACCTCCCACTTATCGTCCTGTTTCACTGTGGCATTTTCAGGTCCTAAGAAAGCAACTGAGCTTAGCTGTTTCTCTGGGACTAGATACCTGGAAAGTAAAATACAAAGGGGtcttagctacatgtatgctggAATCAATCACATTATGGGTTAGGAACTCAAAGACAGAGGGACCAGGTAAGATGAACCTTGGTTTTACTACTTATAAGAAGAACTGAGCCAAGAAttctagttccttgaaagccacacctcATCCTAAAATACACTTCTGAATTCTCCCTGGACCCTGGCACTACAACATTGTGGCCAGCCCTGTAACCACTAGGCTATAAGGCTTGAATGCACTGCTGTTCGAGTCTGGTCTTTGTCATCTTGGTCAAGTTCGTATCATTTACTAAATAGTGCTGAGGAATGTCTTTATATCAGAGTGCGGACTGACATAACATGATTAGCTTTTTCTGAGATATGTCAGCAGGACTTACTTCTGAGCGACATTCATCAAATTTTTTCTATTCGCGTCAAATAAGCGTTCTCTTTGGATCTGCTTCATCTCGTCCGTGATCCCTGTCAGAAAGGTCACCATGCCCTTATCACCGGGGGCAACGGGCTGGTCGACCTCCTGGAACACCGCCAGCTTTGCTTCGTCAATGTCTTGCTCTGTGAATTTTCCCTCAGCTGCCCAAAGCGTGGACTCGTCGAACTTGGTTAGAGTGTTCAGTGAGTTGGGATCCCTGGAAATGGGAAGAAATTATGAAAACTTGAAGACACAGCTTATACATTGCTGATTTCCTCATTGAATGCACTGGATGTTGCACTGAAGGGAGATTGATTGCACCAGAAACTCAAACTAGTGCTCCTACACGCAGCACCAATAGCAGTGAGCGAAGTCTTGCCAGAGTGTCCCCTGCATGAAGCGTCCGGCCCTTAACCGATCTCAGGAAACTCGGTGTTAACGTCTGCTTCTTTACAATGCTCTTCAGACTCAACCGCTCAAACACCCAACAGTCCCCACACCTACCTGTATGAGTAAAAGCTCAGCAATCCCATCCTAGCAGCTGTAGCACCACCTCCATACGCACCACCTTTTTCTCGAATCTCGCGGTGTAGATATTTCGCCGTCAGTAGTCGGGCCAAGACTCGAAGACTAGCATAATCCTCGTGCACATATGGTACAGTCCGCACCGCTTTTCCCATAAAGTTTACTTGGAACGGGCACTCAAAATGTACACGGGATGGCGTAGGTTCGAAGTTTGTCACATCTCTCATGAAAAGTCCTGACAAATGTGGTTTACCCGGAAGTGATCGTAAGAAGTCCTCTGTGTGTTTTGTGACGTCTGACATACTTTCAGGGGAGGCATTCACAGCgcatctgcaataaacattgatGCATAAGTTTATTGCAAACAAAAGTGCCACACCGCAAGCAGAATATGTACCCATCATATTAGCAAAGtataaaatttcattttataaATTTCATTTAAAGGCTGTTGAACACTTATCATGGCAAAATAGGTAACCTGGACTTTCAGCACTAAAAATATACCTGATATTGTTGGAGTTCATGACATGTTCAGCTATCAGTTGCATTGACTTCACTACCGgagtcaaatcggtcatctcggcaATCTTCTTCATCAATAGCACCTGCTCCATTCCCCCGAGCTGCTCCTGCGCTTTTCCAAGAGgaacaagatggctgccagcaTGCGTGTTGGCGTAGTTGTGGCCGCTGTCTGATAAACCGGCAACGAGGTCAGCGGCGGTCATTCTGATTATTGTCATGAGGTGGTTCGTGTCAGACAGATCTAACCTAAAATGAGAGATTCAGTGTCACACTCATATTCAAAACACAGACGAGTAGTGTTCTTTTTGGGACAAAAGAATGTCCTGAAATGCTCTTTTGTTCATTTCAACCTCACTCCTAACAAGTTTTATGATTGTATCAATTAGGAAGGCATACCTCTTTGtagaaaggtacatgtatagagAATGCAAAATCTTCCCAGTGCCATATGGACAAGAAGAAGACGCCTAACCACACCACACCCTGCATGAAGACCTGGCCAGAGGACGTTTCCACAGCCCAAACTGTCACATCCGAAACACAAAGTTTAAGAATATGATGTGGCGATCACAAAACCGCTAAGAAGAAGATGCAGTGTGACTGCAGCATTTTCCCACTAGATgtcaaccatatacatgtattgatcagTGACCTTACCGATGAAATATTTCTCCCCATAAATGGAACATGTCCTCGACATTCCTGTCAAGACAATGTGACGATAACAGGATACCCTGAAAGGACAAAAGGAAAATATTCCAAGTtcaaaatgatgacaaaataaTGTGACCCGTTGAGTATTAAAACAGCCAGTTATCTTTGCCTGTTAGTGTTGCCCGAGTGAGCATTTGAGGAGCATTTTGCTTTGATTTGGGAGGCCAATTAGGGTCATCACCCTTTTGGCCACATCTTCGGCCAGCGATGAAACAACACAAGCCTCTATCAAAGGAAATACCAATGGAAACGAAATGAATTGCCCGAGGTCACAAGTGGGTGTCAGTTTACTGTAACATACAATGTTTGAATTTTGAGTCTAACACCTTTAGTACTGCTAGATACACTCCTCAAATATGGCTACTGTCAATCAATCCCCTTCTTCAACAACCATAGTTATCAGCAGAACGGACTCTTTATCTCCTCGAATTGAAAATCCTCACCTGTTCGTATGAATCAAGATTATTATGATTCATAGCCAGATGGTTGATGGCATACAGTCCACCAGTCTTCATGTCAATTTGTTGAGATAACTGCTTGAAGTCCATTTCACCAGCACCCATTCTGGAAGAAAAGACGTCATCAAGGTTGGAGAATGCGTCAAGTTTATCATGAGGCTAGGGGCCAGGTGCCATCACCTATAACGACTCCCAGTTTGTACAATTCATCAGTACTTGGCTGTGAACTCTTTAGATGTGCCCAACACACTCGGTAACCATTAGTTTGATCCAAATACTATAGACGGAAACACGTTGAATATCATTCGCCCCGTCAGATAAAAGTAAGCATTGTACAGCATTCTAAGGCTCTGACCAGGCCGGTGCAGGTGGAAAAGTGGCTTCCGCAGTGAAAGGTTTAAAAgatatttgtgactcgctctaccaaaactaggcgcttgtcgcatctgaactcgacaggttgatacggacttgttgttcatttccctattgtagaccttttgtgaaatctattacaaactgatttggtcacatttcacaaaaggtctacaatagggaaatgaacaacaagtccgtatcaacctgtcaagttcagatgcgacaagcgcctagttttggtagagcgggtcacatttttggGCAGGTGCTTGATCATAACTTACTTTGTGACGACATTAGTGAACAGTGTCACATACGGCTTCAGTTCCGATGGGAGGTCAAACGTGTCAACGATAGCTCGGAAATACGTCACTTCATTTGTAGGCTGTGGACAATACTGGATACATATAACGCCATCTGTGGAAGAAATGAGATAGGATTTTCGAGGGTGCATATCATGATGATACCATACCTATAATGTCCACGTAGACACTGTTGGAAAGGGAGTTCTGATTTCCTTTTTATTTGCACTCATATGAGCATTTCTTACAAGCCAACACAATTAGCCGCCAATTAATTTGGACTTCAGCCAAGTCACACCCTTGGACACAAACCTTTCAAAACCTGCAGCAAGTTTTTTTATAAAGACCAGTACAACACTCACCAGCATACACTATGTCCGTCTGTGAATGCTCCTTTACTCGGGTGATATCAGAAACTTTCAACGTCGGTAAACAACTGAGGTCCTCCGCTGCATTCTGTGCTTCCGCCAACTGTAAACCTTTACTAAAAATGTCCGCTTTGTCTTGCTCAGTCAAGGCCGATAACTTTTCATCAAGTTTCGTTTTTTCCTCCTCCTGTTTTCGCTTTTCGAAACCATCTTCGGGGCTCATGGTCAGGTAAAGCTTGTGAGGGTTGTCCTGAAATGTGTGACATGACTTTCAATGTGGCATAAAGctctgggcccagttgttcagacaaagttttgtcactaacgctggacTAACGCTAACTACCTGGAACGTATTTCACTAACGAGCAAAGCAAAACATTACGAACCTGGAAATTCTTCTTCACCCAGTCTTGAATGTATTTTGGGTTGtctttcatattttgtttgaaTCGTTCGAGTAATTTGTTGATCTGGAGCGTCTCGGCTGGGTCTCCATCATGGTTCCAGGCGCCCGCCAGGCCCTGAATGAAAGATACGAAATATCAATACACAAGAAAATTCTGTGAACAAAATTCCTGTCAAATATCGTAATAAGGCTTTTATaggaaaaacaaaacaaaattctaATGCTGATTCACATTATACACACAGATGATTTTCTGTGTTCAAATAGTCGTAACCACATCATCAGTTCTCAGCTACAACACATCAGCTGTTGGTTGTAGGTACATGTATCTAAGGAAGTTCGCAATGACTTCATCTTTGGTGATGGTACCTGCAGACGACACTCCTGTAGGTTTCAGACATTTCAGATGACAACATCAAACAATGTGACCGTGAGGCTATGGGTTGGCTTCTATGCCAACGACTCATTTGATATGAACACGGTGATCACAATTACCCGCAACCTTGTACAACTTTCATAAAACCAAAATCTCTCTGCACACTCACCACAATCAGATTGAGTCCAAACTTTGGTGTCTGGTGCTTCATGCTCAGTTCTATCTTGTGCATCAACGCATCGATGCGCTCCTGCTCAATGCCATTTCTGGAAAATATTTCCCAACGAACGAAAATAAATATCACTATCATATCAGGGATTTAAAAGCAAATCAAAGAAatcatttttaaaacatttcaacCACTTTCAACCACTGGCTACTGGCAACTGGCTGGTGGCAGATGCACAGAGTGAGCTTAGCTACATTTTAGGATTCTAATGGACGAAGAACAATCACCAATAGTACCAACAGCAGCCGATTCAATGGAAGTGTCCCTTACCAGCAGCTCTATGAAACACCCCACCACCTTGCAAACTTTAAACTGGGAGTCTCTCAAATAGAGGAGTAGGGAAGAGATCAGTAATAGAGATGACATTGACAGGAGATGTTACCCTACATGCACATCGCATGAAGGGTTTTTTAATTAGCTTTGAGAGACACACCATCACTGTGCAAGCATGAATAATGACTATAAACCAACAGAGTGGTTTTGATGGAGGAAAATCATAGGAGTGCAAATTGGTTTGATAGGAGGAAAAAGTTACCCTTCACCACAGCTACACTGCTGTAAAGCtaagtgacagtgtaagaaaACGAAAAGAGGACTATGATTGCGTTATTCACAGAGACGCGAATGAAAAGAACGGAAGTGGATAGCATGATCAATTCTTTAACAGAATCTGATGAGGTGATATGGAGGATTTTGAAGCCTTCTTCTACTCACTGCACGACGCCATCAAAAGTAGCGTCAACAAGCCCACGCACCCGCTCCACCTCCTCCGACGCTACACCCGCCAAACCGACACAAAAGTACCCCTCCTTTTTGTTGCCATCGTGACTAAAACAGAGCAAAATAAACGGAGAAAATTGAAGCGAGGAAATTTTGAAGATGTTTCACTGGCCGAGACTTACGAGGCCACTCTTTTGAACGTTCCGTCAATTATTTCACGGACTAGCGGGACGTCTTTGTCGCCAACTCCCTGGAGGCCGACGGTGAAATAGCCTTCCTTTTGATTTCCATCATGGCTGAAACAAGAAATATttggagaggggctaattttaattttgattaagtTTAATTCTAAGGACTGTGAAAAGCTAGGAATACTACTTCTTTGAAACTATGTCTCAGTCATCCAGTGTGATTTACCTGCGTTTTCCAATATATTGACCAGGCCCAATATTATGGCAGACTAACATAGCTTATACCCACTTAGCAATGCGCACATCAAAAGACACACCAGTATGCTGAAGGGCAGCATCACTTACCCCACCACTGGCGTATAGTCTTTCCCAATATTGGACTCAAGTAATGTCTGATAGAATGGAGATGTCTCGCCCTGAACCAAGAGGGAACCTATCAAGCTAGCCACCGCTGTCTCATAGGGGTCGGTGATGCTGAATAAACGGAAAATGACATTAGAATAAGAATTCAGCAAACAACGTCAACATCATTGAGATAATGTGCTGCACTGTTTGTAAGAATTAGTGATGTAACTAACATGAGATGTAGGCAGATTGTAGCTCCTATACATGCTTTTAGAATTCATGTGAGGAAAATAATCCTAGGACAAGGACAGACAAAAGGTGAAagtattaataataataataagagtccattaactggccgctcaaagcgcttgacaggcctctttaaaaagcaaatgtttaagttgtcccttgaaagataacagagagctgcagttcctaacagttgaaggaagtttcttccacagctgaggggctccaattgaaaatgctctaccaccgactgacatgacataggCCTTGATGGTATTGATGGACCACCAGGCTTGATTGATATTATGAATTCAAGGGAGCAAAGTAAAAACCGAGGAATCATTGCATGGGTGTATAATTAAAGTCAACCTgttgttttgaaagaaatctaCGGTGGCCAATTCCACAAAACACGGAGTGGATTGGAAAatttggaagaaacgaagataTCCTCACAAAACTACCCATTTGATATAAACTTACTCTCCTAATAAATATGCTACACCAGTTGTTGTCTGTTTGTTAAAGTCTGGTGCAAACGGGTCTGGCTGACACGTGATGTGGACCTCTCGCTGAAATGTACATTAGAACAATATTGTAAGAAGTTTTGTTCGGCTTGAGTTTGAGAAGTCACTCTTAATTCTTCAGTATGATGTTATGCACTTGTGAATTTTTCTGTTGGTACATAAAGATATCGATGGAGGCGACTATAGCCCATGGCCATGCAATTAGAACAGagaaaaattgcaatttcatgatttcaacTCTTCAAGCTGGTCAAGAGCTTTTCTATTCTCTGAACTTACCCCCTCTGTCCATTTGTTTTCATTCGGTACGGCTGTGTTTGGTTGCATCTTCTCATAGTGTTGGAGTACGGCGGAGTTTATACGCTCGAGATGCACTTCTAGAGGAAAGTCCCCATAAGTGAAAAATCTGAAAGGGAAAGTTAGGAACAGAACTGAAACTGATGTTTATGGATAACGCCAATAAGCAATCGCAATTTCCTAATTTTCTTGTCTGAGGGGTTCTTACAGTGGGTAAACCTGTAGTACTATTAAACTCCTATTTAAAGTTAAGTCAAGTGGTTTAAAGCCTTACTTTAACAACGGTACATAAAGTGTCATCAGAATTGACACTTTATATCAACCCTGGTCTATCCCGAAAGCTTTTAGTGACACAAATTACTTGTGACCTTGTACAAATCACTTTACTTCCAAGATTGCTATGAATTTTAAATGAAAGGACACCAAGTATAGAACCTAGCTTACTTTGAATTGCTTGGGTGGTAGTGCCTGGCATGGAACTCCTTTAGCTGGTCCCAAGTCAAGTCAGGGATGCAGATCGGGTCACCGCCAGATACCACAGAGTAGGTGTGACTAGGGAAGAGCTTGTTCTGTAGAGACTGAGCGTAATGGTACTGGGGATTCGACTGAAGAAGAAACGTTGAAAAAAACTCATCAGCTTCTTCGACTAATTCAATTTAATCCGAAGTCATTAACATGTGAAGTCTTCTTTTTTTTGATCGAGTGCATATTCCTGTAAGTCGAGTTCCACCCCCACTCCTAGTTAAACTCAGAATGGGAGAGGGGACATCCTCTCACCACCCCTTCTCACAAAAGAGAACTGTACAGAATGTTTCATTTTGCTCAACAGCCTATGAAGAAATCTTTTGGTGTCTTCATTTCGTTCAAGCGGTCGCTAAAGACATGGCTGTTTGAGAGACATTTTGTAGGGTAGGCgctttgaacatgtttaaaCAGTGGAAAGGCGCCCCATAAAAATCTGTAAATGTAAAAATCTCTTTATGTATGTATAGATACTTATAACTTCTTTCCGCAATAGCTTCAAACTGGCTGTGACTATACTGACTGTGACTACTTACAAAGACGCCCTTCATCTCGTTAAACACCACTCCTTTGAATATGATTGGTGAAGTCGAGTCAGTGTTGTCCTCGTGTTCCAGTCTCCAGCCTTCTTGTCTGTaacaaaaagaacaaaataacgCTGATGCCAACTATTTACAATTTTCACAATCAGCAGTGGCAGCGCACTTCAAGAAGCTCTTTCCAATACTAAACATGAAGCTactgaaaaacattttgaattcaatttctGAACATTTTTTTAGGCTTTTCCTTTGCAAATGGTCACAAAACCAAAAAATTTCGCACGAAGAAATTACCTGAAATCTTCCTCTCGAAGCCTTGGGTTAAATACAGCGTCCAAATAGACCGACATTAAATTTTCATAATCCTGTGAGTTCTGTGTGGAGAATGGATACATGGTCCAGTCACTCCCTGAAAGAAGGGAACATAAGGTTTACAAA comes from Lineus longissimus chromosome 15, tnLinLong1.2, whole genome shotgun sequence and encodes:
- the LOC135499618 gene encoding uncharacterized protein LOC135499618, which gives rise to MSRENEDQKMEETNFERRQEGEGNSHPDPQKGGNYCDISGQNNSNADHVRIVSSRNKEGDSKKSEKDHKTDTSKQKRRQKGDSPPDILQVEDVPTRAWFVLGASLPIFIVIVWYFWTPYVFIPAAKLFQKIYYFCYALSMAATSPCPNWIWPDELKVVNITDGLDIQRYDDIDREMFLSLMDKGEPFVLSGIMKDWSAFEKYNCDYFIQNYPDAEYHDWQAGEQVPIGDIPKRPGYKGYECAAGYLSMDMWESSRKYTLEWLSQLETPSFMTDFFDFKTMRSDVTGFIGTMHTGVSPHLDEMCSSLATLQFSGVKYWSVSRPVIEGGKLVWSKPYTFKVYPGDIMIWFMGQRHHTEIVEGCSFSLSFQIDKPAPMTYFKDLQQTIAKAGMEESDKFFDDIGAAEVRYIYGCEVVNEGADSFVTQNVNPSNIVSSEEATLGK
- the LOC135499617 gene encoding presequence protease, mitochondrial-like isoform X2 — translated: MFRLLNHYRPFLRKGLGFPGRKLCSKGKVSVVEETLQKYKQGDKLHGYVVEKVASVPELHLTTVRLTHEKTGAQHLHLARQDSNNAFSVAFRTTPMDSTGVPHILEHTTLCGSQEYPVRDPFFKMLNRSLATFMNAFTGSDWTMYPFSTQNSQDYENLMSVYLDAVFNPRLREEDFRQEGWRLEHEDNTDSTSPIIFKGVVFNEMKGVFSNPQYHYAQSLQNKLFPSHTYSVVSGGDPICIPDLTWDQLKEFHARHYHPSNSKFFTYGDFPLEVHLERINSAVLQHYEKMQPNTAVPNENKWTEGREVHITCQPDPFAPDFNKQTTTGVAYLLGDITDPYETAVASLIGSLLVQGETSPFYQTLLESNIGKDYTPVVGHDGNQKEGYFTVGLQGVGDKDVPLVREIIDGTFKRVASNGIEQERIDALMHKIELSMKHQTPKFGLNLIVGLAGAWNHDGDPAETLQINKLLERFKQNMKDNPKYIQDWVKKNFQDNPHKLYLTMSPEDGFEKRKQEEEKTKLDEKLSALTEQDKADIFSKGLQLAEAQNAAEDLSCLPTLKVSDITRVKEHSQTDIVYADGVICIQYCPQPTNEVTYFRAIVDTFDLPSELKPYVTLFTNVVTKMGAGEMDFKQLSQQIDMKTGGLYAINHLAMNHNNLDSYEQGILLSSHCLDRNVEDMFHLWGEIFHRLDLSDTNHLMTIIRMTAADLVAGLSDSGHNYANTHAGSHLVPLGKAQEQLGGMEQVLLMKKIAEMTDLTPVVKSMQLIAEHVMNSNNIRCAVNASPESMSDVTKHTEDFLRSLPGKPHLSGLFMRDVTNFEPTPSRVHFECPFQVNFMGKAVRTVPYVHEDYASLRVLARLLTAKYLHREIREKGGAYGGGATAARMGLLSFYSYRDPNSLNTLTKFDESTLWAAEGKFTEQDIDEAKLAVFQEVDQPVAPGDKGMVTFLTGITDEMKQIQRERLFDANRKNLMNVAQKYLVPEKQLSSVAFLGPENATVKQDDKWEVRVQNN
- the LOC135499617 gene encoding presequence protease, mitochondrial-like isoform X1, which translates into the protein MFRLLNHYRPFLRKGLGFPGRKLCSKGKVSVVEETLQKYKQGDKLHGYVVEKVASVPELHLTTVRLTHEKTGAQHLHLARQDSNNAFSVAFRTTPMDSTGVPHILEHTTLCGSQEYPVRDPFFKMLNRSLATFMNAFTGSDWTMYPFSTQNSQDYENLMSVYLDAVFNPRLREEDFRQEGWRLEHEDNTDSTSPIIFKGVVFNEMKGVFSNPQYHYAQSLQNKLFPSHTYSVVSGGDPICIPDLTWDQLKEFHARHYHPSNSKFFTYGDFPLEVHLERINSAVLQHYEKMQPNTAVPNENKWTEGREVHITCQPDPFAPDFNKQTTTGVAYLLGDITDPYETAVASLIGSLLVQGETSPFYQTLLESNIGKDYTPVVGHDGNKKEGYFCVGLAGVASEEVERVRGLVDATFDGVVQNGIEQERIDALMHKIELSMKHQTPKFGLNLIVGLAGAWNHDGDPAETLQINKLLERFKQNMKDNPKYIQDWVKKNFQDNPHKLYLTMSPEDGFEKRKQEEEKTKLDEKLSALTEQDKADIFSKGLQLAEAQNAAEDLSCLPTLKVSDITRVKEHSQTDIVYADGVICIQYCPQPTNEVTYFRAIVDTFDLPSELKPYVTLFTNVVTKMGAGEMDFKQLSQQIDMKTGGLYAINHLAMNHNNLDSYEQGILLSSHCLDRNVEDMFHLWGEIFHRLDLSDTNHLMTIIRMTAADLVAGLSDSGHNYANTHAGSHLVPLGKAQEQLGGMEQVLLMKKIAEMTDLTPVVKSMQLIAEHVMNSNNIRCAVNASPESMSDVTKHTEDFLRSLPGKPHLSGLFMRDVTNFEPTPSRVHFECPFQVNFMGKAVRTVPYVHEDYASLRVLARLLTAKYLHREIREKGGAYGGGATAARMGLLSFYSYRDPNSLNTLTKFDESTLWAAEGKFTEQDIDEAKLAVFQEVDQPVAPGDKGMVTFLTGITDEMKQIQRERLFDANRKNLMNVAQKYLVPEKQLSSVAFLGPENATVKQDDKWEVRVQNN